The Antarcticibacterium sp. 1MA-6-2 genome has a window encoding:
- a CDS encoding ferritin-like domain-containing protein — translation MKNLEDLFQHQLKDLYSAESQLIKALPKMAKKASDDKLKKAIEKHLEETKEHKERLKEVCDELGIKPT, via the coding sequence ATGAAAAATTTAGAAGATTTATTTCAACATCAATTAAAAGATCTTTATAGTGCCGAATCGCAATTAATTAAAGCGTTACCAAAAATGGCAAAAAAGGCAAGTGATGATAAGTTGAAAAAAGCTATTGAAAAACATCTTGAAGAAACTAAGGAGCATAAAGAACGTTTAAAGGAAGTATGTGATGAACTGGGAATTAAACCAACTTAG
- the rsmG gene encoding 16S rRNA (guanine(527)-N(7))-methyltransferase RsmG, translating into MELINKYFPHLSQLQLEQFSQLQELYKDWNLKINVVSRKDIDELYLRHVLHSLGIARVQEFNPGASILDVGTGGGFPGIPLAILFPETRFHLVDSIGKKIKVVDEVVSGLGITNVKTTNSRVEEITGKYDFIVSRAVAAMPTFVHWVKGKIAKENNHEFKNGILYLKGGDLSEELEPYRNVQIFPLNNYFTEDFYETKKVVYLLMKFKG; encoded by the coding sequence TTGGAACTAATCAACAAATATTTTCCTCATCTTTCTCAACTACAATTAGAACAATTCTCCCAACTACAGGAACTGTACAAGGATTGGAACCTAAAAATAAATGTAGTGTCCAGAAAGGATATAGATGAATTGTATTTACGTCACGTACTACATTCCCTGGGAATAGCAAGGGTGCAGGAATTTAATCCCGGGGCTTCTATTCTGGATGTAGGTACTGGAGGAGGTTTTCCTGGTATTCCTCTTGCAATTCTTTTTCCCGAGACCCGGTTTCATTTGGTTGATTCAATAGGAAAAAAAATTAAAGTAGTTGATGAGGTAGTCTCCGGCCTGGGAATTACTAACGTAAAAACTACTAACTCACGTGTAGAGGAAATAACCGGAAAGTATGATTTTATTGTGAGCCGCGCAGTGGCTGCCATGCCAACCTTTGTGCATTGGGTAAAAGGTAAGATCGCAAAGGAAAATAATCATGAATTCAAAAATGGTATTCTTTATTTAAAAGGTGGTGACCTTTCTGAAGAATTAGAACCCTACCGCAACGTTCAAATCTTTCCGCTTAATAATTACTTTACAGAAGATTTCTACGAAACAAAAAAAGTAGTTTACTTACTTATGAAATTTAAAGGCTAG
- a CDS encoding ferritin-like domain-containing protein: MKGLIEEAESFLEEDADEDVKDAGIIAEAQRVEHYEISGYGTVIRYAKELGHDKIAKKLAKTLEQEYKADEDLNKMAEGRLNREAKK, translated from the coding sequence ATGAAAGGCTTAATTGAAGAGGCCGAAAGTTTTCTGGAAGAAGATGCAGACGAAGATGTGAAAGATGCAGGAATTATTGCAGAAGCACAACGAGTGGAACACTACGAGATTTCCGGATACGGAACAGTAATTCGTTATGCCAAAGAACTTGGACATGATAAAATTGCTAAAAAACTGGCCAAAACATTGGAACAGGAATATAAAGCAGACGAGGATCTTAATAAAATGGCAGAAGGACGATTAAACAGGGAAGCAAAAAAATAG